Proteins from one Coffea arabica cultivar ET-39 chromosome 8c, Coffea Arabica ET-39 HiFi, whole genome shotgun sequence genomic window:
- the LOC113705641 gene encoding protein ENHANCED DISEASE RESISTANCE 2-like, with translation MCPTKQKQKHHHHHHSHRSSTTVAAAEGQGAGVEDWRQEAINGGSLKHVDLHTGSNGWASPPGDVFSLRGPNYLTKKTKVPSGPWLLQPAGVDWLRSNAKLDHVLARPDNRVMNSLKSSNLQGKSLKTFLVAVNLQVPGRDHHSAVFYFATKEGEGLQPGSLLYRFVHGDDNFRNSRFKIVNRIVKGPWIVKAAVGNYAACLLGKALKCNYFVGDNYLEIDVDIGSSAIASAILHLALGYVTAVTIDMGFLVEAQSEDELPEKLFGAVRICQMEMSSATYVENSSNAVSFKRGLHSGHPNGSNSNSSCSKSKVQAEEGSNNGME, from the coding sequence atgtgCCCGACAAAGCAGAAGCAAAAGCACCACCATCATCACCACAGCCACCGGAGCTCCACCACCGTTGCCGCCGCGGAAGGCCAAGGCGCCGGAGTTGAAGACTGGAGACAAGAAGCCATCAACGGCGGATCCTTAAAGCACGTAGATCTCCACACTGGATCCAACGGCTGGGCTTCACCTCCAGGTGATGTATTCTCTCTCCGTGGACCCAACTACTTGACTAAAAAGACAAAAGTACCCTCCGGCCCCTGGCTTCTCCAACCTGCCGGCGTCGATTGGCTCCGATCCAATGCCAAGCTGGACCATGTCCTCGCCCGACCCGATAACCGAGTCATGAACTCACTCAAATCCTCCAATCTTCAAGGAAAGAGTCTGAAAACTTTCCTCGTAGCTGTCAATCTCCAAGTCCCCGGCCGGGACCACCACAGCGCAGTATTTTACTTCGCCACTAAGGAAGGCGAAGGCCTCCAACCGGGCTCTCTCCTCTACCGGTTCGTCCACGGCGACGATAATTTCCGGAACAGCAGGTTCAAGATCGTGAATCGGATAGTCAAGGGGCCGTGGATTGTGAAGGCCGCGGTCGGGAATTACGCCGCCTGTTTACTGGGAAAAGCGCTCAAGTGCAATTATTTTGTCGGCGATAATTACCTCGAAATCGACGTGGATATTGGGAGCTCGGCGATTGCCAGCGCGATTTTGCACTTGGCATTGGGGTACGTCACGGCAGTGACGATTGATATGGGGTTTTTGGTAGAGGCGCAGTCGGAGGATGAGTTGCCGGAGAAGCTGTTCGGGGCGGTGAGGATTTGTCAGATGGAGATGTCGTCGGCGACTTATGTGGAGAATAGTAGCAATGCGGTGTCGTTTAAGAGGGGGCTCCATAGTGGGCACCCGAATGGTAGTAATAGTAATAGTAGCTGCAGTAAAAGTAAAGTGCAGGCTGAAGAGGGCAGTAATAATGGAATGGAATAA